In Elephas maximus indicus isolate mEleMax1 chromosome 7, mEleMax1 primary haplotype, whole genome shotgun sequence, the following proteins share a genomic window:
- the LRP4 gene encoding low-density lipoprotein receptor-related protein 4 isoform X2 — MCIKEMSQEREAGSGLASSPECACGRSHFTCAVSALGECTCIPAQWQCDGDNDCGDHSDEDGCMLPTCSPLDFHCDNGKCIRRSWVCDGDNDCEDDSDEQDCPPRECEEDEFPCQNGYCIRSLWHCDGDNDCGDNSDEQCDMRKCSDKEFRCSDGSCIAEHWYCDGDTDCKDGSDEESCPSAVPAPPCSLEEFQCAYGRCILDIYHCDGDDDCGDWSDESDCSSHQPCRSGEFMCDSGLCINAGWRCDGDADCDDQSDERNCTTSMCTAEQFRCRSGRCVRLSWRCDGEDDCADNSDEENCENTGSPQCASDQFLCWNGRCIGQRKLCNGVNDCGDNSDESPQQNCRPRTGEENCNVNNGGCTQKCQMVRGAVQCTCHTGYRLTEDGRMCQDVNECAEEGYCSQGCTNSEGAFQCWCEAGYELRPDRRSCKALGPEPVLLFANRIDIRQVLPHRSEYTLLLNNLENAIALDFHHRRELVFWSDVTLDRILRANLNGSNVEEVVSTGLESPGGLAVDWVHDKLYWTDSGTSRIEVANLDGAHRKVLLWQNLEKPRAIALHPMEGTIYWTDWGNTPRIEASSMDGSGRRIIADTHLFWPNGLTIDYAGHRMYWVDAKHHVIERANLDGSHRKAVISQGLPHPFAITVFEDSLYWTDWHTKSINSANKFTGKNQEIIRNKLHFPMDIHTLHPQRQPPGKNRCGDNNGGCTHLCLPSGQNYTCACPTGFRKISSHACAQSLDKFLLFARRMDIRRISFDTEDLSDDVIPLADVRSAVALDWDSRDDHVYWTDVSTDTISRAKWDGTGQEVVVDTSLESPAGLAIDWATNKLYWTDAGTDRIEVANTDGSMRTVLIWENLDRPRDIVVEPMGGYMYWTDWGASPKIERAGMDASARQVIISSNLTWPNGLAIDYGSQRLYWADAGMKTIEFAGLDGSKRKVLIGSQLPHPFGLTLYGERIYWTDWQTKSIQSADRLTGLDRETLQENLENLMDIHVFHRQRPPVSTPCALENGGCSHLCLRSPNPSGFSCTCPTGINLLSDGKTCSSGMNSFLIFARRIDVRMVSLDIPYFADVVVPINITMKNTIAIGVDPQEGKVYWSDSTLHRISRANLDGSQHEDIITTGLQTTDGLAVDAIGRKVYWTDTGTNRIEVGNLDGSMRKVLVWQNLDSPRAIVLYHEMGFMYWTDWGENAKLERSGMDGSDRTVLINNNLGWPNGLTVDKTSSQLLWADAHTERIETADLNGASRHTLVSPVQHPYGLTLLDSYIYWTDWQTRSIHRADKSTGSNVILVRSNLPGLMDIQAVDRAQPLGFNKCGSRNGGCSHLCLPRPSGFSCACPTGIQLKGDEKTCDPSPETYLLFSSRGSIRRISLDTSDHTDVHVPVPELNNVISLDYDSVDGKVYYTDVFLDVIRRADLNGSNMETVIGRGLKTTDGLAVDWVARNLYWTDTGRNTIEASRLDGSCRKVLINNSLDEPRAIAVFPRKGYLFWTDWGHIAKIERANLDGSERKVLINTDLGWPNGLTLDYDTRRIYWVDAHLDRIESADLNGKLRQVLVSHVSHPFALTQQDRWIYWTDWQTKSIQRVDKYSGRNKETVLANVEGLMDIIVVSPQRQTGTNACGVNNGGCTHLCFARTLDFVCACPDEPDGQPCSLVPGLVPPAPRATSMSERRPGLHNTLPTTLRSSASQTRTSLEEVEGRCSEKDARLGLCARSNEAIPAAPGEGLHVSYVIGGLLSILLILLVIAALMLYRHKKSKFTDPGMGNLTYSNPSYRTSTQEVKIEAVPKPAMYNQLCYKKEGGPDHNYTKEKIKIVEGICLLSGDDAEWDDLKQLRSLRGSLLRDHVCMKTDTVSIQASSGSLDDTETEQLLQEEQSECSSVHTAATPERRGSLPDTGWKHERKLSSESQV, encoded by the exons GCCTGGCCAGCAGCCCCGAGTGTGCTTGTGGTCGGAGCCACTTCACGTGTGCAGTGAGTGCCCTCGGCGAGTGTACCTGCATCCCCGCCCAGTGGCAGTGTGATGGAGACAACGACTGCGGGGACCACAGCGACGAGGATGGATGTA TGCTGCCCACCTGCTCCCCTCTTGACTTTCACTGTGACAATGGCAAGTGCATCCGCCGCTCCTGGGTATGCGATGGggacaacgactgtgaggacgaCTCAGACGAGCAGGACTGCC CCCCCCGGGAGTGTGAGGAGGATGAGTTCCCCTGCCAGAATGGCTACTGCATCCGGAGCCTGTGGCACTGTGATGGTGACAACGACTGTGGCGACAACAGCGATGAGCAGTGTG ACATGCGCAAGTGCTCCGACAAGGAATTCCGCTGCAGTGATGGAAGCTGCATTGCTGAGCACTGGTACTGTGATGGTGATACTGACTGCAAAGACGGCTCTGATGAGGAGAGCTGTC CCTCAGCTGTGCCGGCGCCCCCCTGCAGCCTGGAGGAGTTTCAGTGCGCCTACGGCCGCTGCATCCTGGATATCTACCACTGTGACGGTGACGATGACTGCGGAGACTGGTCAGACGAGTCTGACTGCT CCTCCCACCAGCCCTGCCGCTCTGGAGAATTCATGTGTGACAGTGGCCTGTGCATCAATGCAGGCTGGCGCTGTGATGGCGACGCAGACTGTGATGACCAGTCTGATGAGCGTAACTGCA CCACCTCAATGTGTACAGCGGAACAGTTTCGCTGTCGGTCAGGCCGCTGCGTCCGTCTGTCCTGGCGTTGTGACGGGGAGGATGACTGTGCAGACAACAGTGATGAAGAGAACTGTGAGAACACAG GAAGCCCCCAGTGTGCCTCGGACCAGTTCCTGTGTTGGAATGGGCGCTGCATTGGGCAGAGAAAGCTATGCAATGGGGTCAATGACTGCGGTGACAACAGCGATGAAAGCCCACAGCAGAACTGCC GGCCCCGGACGGGTGAGGAGAACTGCAATGTTAACAACGGTGGCTGCACCCAGAAGTGCCAGATGGTGCGGGGAGCAGTGCAGTGTACCTGCCACACAGGCTACCGGCTCACAGAAGACGGGCGCATGTGCCAGG ATGTGAACGAATGTGCTGAGGAGGGGTATTGCAGCCAAGGCTGCACCAACAGTGAGGGGGCTTTCCAGTGCTGGTGTGAAGCAGGCTATGAACTACGGCCCGACCGGCGCAGCTGCAAGGCTCTGG GGCCGGAGCCTGTGCTACTATTCGCCAATCGCATCGACATCCGGCAGGTGCTACCGCACCGCTCCGAGTACACGCTACTGCTCAACAATCTGGAGAATGCCATCGCCCTTGACTTCCATCACCGGCGTGAGCTGGTCTTCTGGTCAGACGTCACCCTGGACCGGATCCTCCGGGCCAACCTCAATGGCAGCAACGTGGAGGAGGTTGTGTCTACTGGGTTGGAGAGCCCAG GGGGCCTGGCTGTGGACTGGGTCCATGACAAACTCTACTGGACAGACTCAGGGACCTCTAGGATTGAGGTGGCCAACCTGGATGGGGCCCACCGGAAGGTGCTCCTGTGGCAGAACCTTGAGAAGCCCCGGGCCATTGCCCTGCACCCCATGGAGGG TACCATCTACTGGACAGACTGGGGCAATACCCCCCGCATTGAGGCCTCCAGCATGGATGGCTCTGGACGCCGCATCATTGCTGATACTCATCTCTTCTGGCCCAATGGCCTCACCATCGACTATGCCGGGCACCGTATGTACTGGGTGGATGCTAAGCACCACGTCATTGAGAGGGCCAATCTGGACGGGAGTCACCGCAAGGCTGTCATTAGCCAGG GCCTCCCACATCCTTTCGCCATCACGGTGTTTGAAGACAGTCTGTACTGGACAGACTGGCACACCAAAAGCATCAACAGTGCTAACAAATTTACGGGCAAGAACCAGGAAATCATTCGCAACAAACTCCACTTCCCCATGGACATCCATACCTTGCACCCCCAGCGTCAGCCTCCAG GGAAAAACCGCTGTGGGGACAACAATGGAGGCTGCACCCACCTGTGTCTACCCAGTGGCCAGAACTACACCTGTGCCTGCCCCACTGGTTTCCGCAAGATCAGCAGCCACGCCTGTGCCCAGA GTCTTGACAAGTTCCTGCTTTTTGCCCGAAGGATGGACATCCGTCGGATCAGCTTCGACACCGAGGACCTGTCCGACGATGTCATCCCACTGGCTGACGTGCGCAGTGCTGTGGCCCTTGACTGGGACTCCCGGGATGACCACGTGTACTGGACAGATGTCAGCACTGACACCATCAGCAGGGCCAAGTGGGATGGAACAGGACAGGAG GTGGTAGTAGATACCAGTTTGGAGAGCCCTGCAGGCCTGGCCATTGACTGGGCCACCAACAAGTTGTACTGGACAGATGCAG GTACAGATCGAATTGAGGTGGCCAATACAGATGGCAGCATGAGGACAGTACTCATCTGGGAGAACCTCGATCGTCCTCGGGACATAGTGGTGGAACCCATGGGCGG GTACATGTATTGGACCGACTGGGGTGCAAGTCCCAAGATTGAACGAGCTGGCATGGATGCCTCAGCTCGCCAGGTCATCATCTCTTCTAATTTGACCTGGCCAAATGGACTGGCCATTGACTATGGGTCCCAGCGGCTGTACTGGGCTGATGCTGGCATGAAGACGATTGAATTTGCTGGGCTGGATGGCAGCAAGAGGAAG GTGCTGATTGGAAGCCAGCTCCCCCACCCATTTGGATTGACTCTATATGGAGAGCGCATCTATTGGACTGACTGGCAGACCAAGAGCATACAAAGTGCCGACCGGCTGACAGGGCTGGACCGGGAGACCCTGCAGGAGAATTTGGAGAACCTCATGGACATCCATGTCTTCCACCGCCAGCGGCCTCCAG TGTCCACACCATGTGCACTAGAGAATGGTGGCTGCAGTCACCTGTGTCTTCGGTCTCCAAATCCCAGTGGCTTCAGCTGTACCTGCCCCACAGGCATCAACCTACTATCTGATGGCAAGACTTGTTCTTCAG GTATgaacagtttcctcatcttcgcCAGAAGGATAGATGTACGCATGGTCTCCCTGGACATCCCTTATTTTGCCGATGTGGTGGTGCCAATCAACATTACCATGAAGAACACcattgccattggagtggatccCCAGGAAG GAAAAGTGTACTGGTCTGACAGCACGCTACACAGGATCAGCCGTGCCAATCTGGATGGCTCACAGCATGAGGACATCATCACCACAG GGCTACAAACCACAGATGGGCTCGCCGTGGATGCCATTGGCCGTAAAGTCTACTGGACAGACACAGGCACCAATAGGATTGAAGTAGGCAACTTGGATGGGTCCATGCGGAAAGTATTGGTGTGGCAGAACTTGGACAGCCCCCGGGCCATTGTACTGTACCACGAGATGGG GTTCATGTACTGGACAGACTGGGGGGAGAACGCCAAGTTAGAACGGTCTGGAATGGATGGCTCAGACCGCACTGTGCTCATCAACAACAACCTAGGCTGGCCCAATGGACTGACTGTGGACAAGACCAGTTCCCAACTGCTATGGGCTGATGCCCACACTGAG CGAATTGAGACCGCTGACCTGAATGGTGCCAGTCGGCACACGCTGGTGTCACCTGTGCAGCACCCATATGGCCTCACCTTGCTTGACTCCTATATCTACTGGACTGACTGGCAGACCCGAAGCATCCACCGTGCTGACAAGAGTACTGGTAGCAATGTCATCCTGGTGAGGTCTAACTTGCCAGGCCTCATGGACATCCAGGCTGTGGACCGGGCACAGCCATTGG GTTTTAACAAGTGCGGCTCAAGAAATGGTGGTTGCTCCCACCTCTGCCTGCCTCGGCCTTCCGGCTTCTCCTGTGCCTGTCCTACTGGCATTCAGCTAAAGGGAGATGAGAAGACCTGTGATCCCTCTCCTGAGACCTACCTGCTCTTCTCCAGCCGCGGCTCTATCCGGCGTATCTCCCTGGACACCAGTGACCACACAGATGTGCATGTCCCCGTTCCTGAGCTCAACAATGTCATCTCCCTGGACTATGACAGTGTGGATGGGAAAGTCTATTACACAGATGTGTTCCTGGATGTTATCAG ACGAGCAGACCTGAATGGCAGCAACATGGAGACAGTGATCGGGCGTGGGCTGAAGACCACTGATGGGCTGGCAGTGGACTGGGTGGCCAGGAACCTGTATTGGACAGATACAGGCCGAAATACCAttgaggcatcaagattggatgGGTCCTGCCGCAAAGTGCTAATCAACAACAGCCTGGATGAGCCCCGGGCCATTGCTGTTTTCCCCAGGAAGGG GTACCTCTTCTGGACAGACTGGGGCCACATTGCCAAGATTGAGCGGGCAAATCTGGATGGCTCTGAGCGGAAGGTCCTCATCAACACAGACCTGGGCTGGCCCAATGGCCTTACCTTGGATTATGATACGCGCAG AATCTACTGGGTAGATGCACATCTGGACCGGATTGAGAGTGCCGACCTCAATGGGAAGCTGCGGCAGGTCTTAGTCAGCCATGTGTCCCATCCCTTTGCCCTCACACAG CAGGACAGGTGGATCTACTGGACAGACTGGCAGACCAAGTCAATCCAGCGTGTAGACAAGTATTCAGGCCGGAACAAGGAGACAGTGTTGGCGAATGTGGAAGGGCTCATGGATATCATCGTGGTTTCCCCTCAACGGCAAACAG GAACCAATGCCTGTGGGGTGAACAATGGTGGCTGTACCCACCTCTGCTTTGCCAGAACCTTGGACTTTGTGTGTGCCTGTCCTGATGAGCCTGATGGCCAGCCCTGCTCCCTTG TGCCTGGCCTAGTGCCCCCAGCTCCCAGGGCTACCAGCATGAGTGAAAGGAGACCAGGGCTGCACAACACATTACCTACCACCTTGCGTTCTTCCGCCTCCCAGACTCGCACATCTCTGGAGGAGGTGGAAGGAAG ATGCTCTGAGAAGGATGCCCGCCTGGGCCTCTGTGCACGTTCCAATGAGGCCATACCTGCTGCTCCAG GGGAAGGACTCCATGTCAGCTATGTCATTGGCGGACTCCTCAGTATTCTGCTGATTTTGTTGGTGATTGCAGCTTTGATGCTGTACAG
- the LRP4 gene encoding low-density lipoprotein receptor-related protein 4 isoform X1, whose translation MRRPWGALLLGALLCAHGLASSPECACGRSHFTCAVSALGECTCIPAQWQCDGDNDCGDHSDEDGCMLPTCSPLDFHCDNGKCIRRSWVCDGDNDCEDDSDEQDCPPRECEEDEFPCQNGYCIRSLWHCDGDNDCGDNSDEQCDMRKCSDKEFRCSDGSCIAEHWYCDGDTDCKDGSDEESCPSAVPAPPCSLEEFQCAYGRCILDIYHCDGDDDCGDWSDESDCSSHQPCRSGEFMCDSGLCINAGWRCDGDADCDDQSDERNCTTSMCTAEQFRCRSGRCVRLSWRCDGEDDCADNSDEENCENTGSPQCASDQFLCWNGRCIGQRKLCNGVNDCGDNSDESPQQNCRPRTGEENCNVNNGGCTQKCQMVRGAVQCTCHTGYRLTEDGRMCQDVNECAEEGYCSQGCTNSEGAFQCWCEAGYELRPDRRSCKALGPEPVLLFANRIDIRQVLPHRSEYTLLLNNLENAIALDFHHRRELVFWSDVTLDRILRANLNGSNVEEVVSTGLESPGGLAVDWVHDKLYWTDSGTSRIEVANLDGAHRKVLLWQNLEKPRAIALHPMEGTIYWTDWGNTPRIEASSMDGSGRRIIADTHLFWPNGLTIDYAGHRMYWVDAKHHVIERANLDGSHRKAVISQGLPHPFAITVFEDSLYWTDWHTKSINSANKFTGKNQEIIRNKLHFPMDIHTLHPQRQPPGKNRCGDNNGGCTHLCLPSGQNYTCACPTGFRKISSHACAQSLDKFLLFARRMDIRRISFDTEDLSDDVIPLADVRSAVALDWDSRDDHVYWTDVSTDTISRAKWDGTGQEVVVDTSLESPAGLAIDWATNKLYWTDAGTDRIEVANTDGSMRTVLIWENLDRPRDIVVEPMGGYMYWTDWGASPKIERAGMDASARQVIISSNLTWPNGLAIDYGSQRLYWADAGMKTIEFAGLDGSKRKVLIGSQLPHPFGLTLYGERIYWTDWQTKSIQSADRLTGLDRETLQENLENLMDIHVFHRQRPPVSTPCALENGGCSHLCLRSPNPSGFSCTCPTGINLLSDGKTCSSGMNSFLIFARRIDVRMVSLDIPYFADVVVPINITMKNTIAIGVDPQEGKVYWSDSTLHRISRANLDGSQHEDIITTGLQTTDGLAVDAIGRKVYWTDTGTNRIEVGNLDGSMRKVLVWQNLDSPRAIVLYHEMGFMYWTDWGENAKLERSGMDGSDRTVLINNNLGWPNGLTVDKTSSQLLWADAHTERIETADLNGASRHTLVSPVQHPYGLTLLDSYIYWTDWQTRSIHRADKSTGSNVILVRSNLPGLMDIQAVDRAQPLGFNKCGSRNGGCSHLCLPRPSGFSCACPTGIQLKGDEKTCDPSPETYLLFSSRGSIRRISLDTSDHTDVHVPVPELNNVISLDYDSVDGKVYYTDVFLDVIRRADLNGSNMETVIGRGLKTTDGLAVDWVARNLYWTDTGRNTIEASRLDGSCRKVLINNSLDEPRAIAVFPRKGYLFWTDWGHIAKIERANLDGSERKVLINTDLGWPNGLTLDYDTRRIYWVDAHLDRIESADLNGKLRQVLVSHVSHPFALTQQDRWIYWTDWQTKSIQRVDKYSGRNKETVLANVEGLMDIIVVSPQRQTGTNACGVNNGGCTHLCFARTLDFVCACPDEPDGQPCSLVPGLVPPAPRATSMSERRPGLHNTLPTTLRSSASQTRTSLEEVEGRCSEKDARLGLCARSNEAIPAAPGEGLHVSYVIGGLLSILLILLVIAALMLYRHKKSKFTDPGMGNLTYSNPSYRTSTQEVKIEAVPKPAMYNQLCYKKEGGPDHNYTKEKIKIVEGICLLSGDDAEWDDLKQLRSLRGSLLRDHVCMKTDTVSIQASSGSLDDTETEQLLQEEQSECSSVHTAATPERRGSLPDTGWKHERKLSSESQV comes from the exons GCCTGGCCAGCAGCCCCGAGTGTGCTTGTGGTCGGAGCCACTTCACGTGTGCAGTGAGTGCCCTCGGCGAGTGTACCTGCATCCCCGCCCAGTGGCAGTGTGATGGAGACAACGACTGCGGGGACCACAGCGACGAGGATGGATGTA TGCTGCCCACCTGCTCCCCTCTTGACTTTCACTGTGACAATGGCAAGTGCATCCGCCGCTCCTGGGTATGCGATGGggacaacgactgtgaggacgaCTCAGACGAGCAGGACTGCC CCCCCCGGGAGTGTGAGGAGGATGAGTTCCCCTGCCAGAATGGCTACTGCATCCGGAGCCTGTGGCACTGTGATGGTGACAACGACTGTGGCGACAACAGCGATGAGCAGTGTG ACATGCGCAAGTGCTCCGACAAGGAATTCCGCTGCAGTGATGGAAGCTGCATTGCTGAGCACTGGTACTGTGATGGTGATACTGACTGCAAAGACGGCTCTGATGAGGAGAGCTGTC CCTCAGCTGTGCCGGCGCCCCCCTGCAGCCTGGAGGAGTTTCAGTGCGCCTACGGCCGCTGCATCCTGGATATCTACCACTGTGACGGTGACGATGACTGCGGAGACTGGTCAGACGAGTCTGACTGCT CCTCCCACCAGCCCTGCCGCTCTGGAGAATTCATGTGTGACAGTGGCCTGTGCATCAATGCAGGCTGGCGCTGTGATGGCGACGCAGACTGTGATGACCAGTCTGATGAGCGTAACTGCA CCACCTCAATGTGTACAGCGGAACAGTTTCGCTGTCGGTCAGGCCGCTGCGTCCGTCTGTCCTGGCGTTGTGACGGGGAGGATGACTGTGCAGACAACAGTGATGAAGAGAACTGTGAGAACACAG GAAGCCCCCAGTGTGCCTCGGACCAGTTCCTGTGTTGGAATGGGCGCTGCATTGGGCAGAGAAAGCTATGCAATGGGGTCAATGACTGCGGTGACAACAGCGATGAAAGCCCACAGCAGAACTGCC GGCCCCGGACGGGTGAGGAGAACTGCAATGTTAACAACGGTGGCTGCACCCAGAAGTGCCAGATGGTGCGGGGAGCAGTGCAGTGTACCTGCCACACAGGCTACCGGCTCACAGAAGACGGGCGCATGTGCCAGG ATGTGAACGAATGTGCTGAGGAGGGGTATTGCAGCCAAGGCTGCACCAACAGTGAGGGGGCTTTCCAGTGCTGGTGTGAAGCAGGCTATGAACTACGGCCCGACCGGCGCAGCTGCAAGGCTCTGG GGCCGGAGCCTGTGCTACTATTCGCCAATCGCATCGACATCCGGCAGGTGCTACCGCACCGCTCCGAGTACACGCTACTGCTCAACAATCTGGAGAATGCCATCGCCCTTGACTTCCATCACCGGCGTGAGCTGGTCTTCTGGTCAGACGTCACCCTGGACCGGATCCTCCGGGCCAACCTCAATGGCAGCAACGTGGAGGAGGTTGTGTCTACTGGGTTGGAGAGCCCAG GGGGCCTGGCTGTGGACTGGGTCCATGACAAACTCTACTGGACAGACTCAGGGACCTCTAGGATTGAGGTGGCCAACCTGGATGGGGCCCACCGGAAGGTGCTCCTGTGGCAGAACCTTGAGAAGCCCCGGGCCATTGCCCTGCACCCCATGGAGGG TACCATCTACTGGACAGACTGGGGCAATACCCCCCGCATTGAGGCCTCCAGCATGGATGGCTCTGGACGCCGCATCATTGCTGATACTCATCTCTTCTGGCCCAATGGCCTCACCATCGACTATGCCGGGCACCGTATGTACTGGGTGGATGCTAAGCACCACGTCATTGAGAGGGCCAATCTGGACGGGAGTCACCGCAAGGCTGTCATTAGCCAGG GCCTCCCACATCCTTTCGCCATCACGGTGTTTGAAGACAGTCTGTACTGGACAGACTGGCACACCAAAAGCATCAACAGTGCTAACAAATTTACGGGCAAGAACCAGGAAATCATTCGCAACAAACTCCACTTCCCCATGGACATCCATACCTTGCACCCCCAGCGTCAGCCTCCAG GGAAAAACCGCTGTGGGGACAACAATGGAGGCTGCACCCACCTGTGTCTACCCAGTGGCCAGAACTACACCTGTGCCTGCCCCACTGGTTTCCGCAAGATCAGCAGCCACGCCTGTGCCCAGA GTCTTGACAAGTTCCTGCTTTTTGCCCGAAGGATGGACATCCGTCGGATCAGCTTCGACACCGAGGACCTGTCCGACGATGTCATCCCACTGGCTGACGTGCGCAGTGCTGTGGCCCTTGACTGGGACTCCCGGGATGACCACGTGTACTGGACAGATGTCAGCACTGACACCATCAGCAGGGCCAAGTGGGATGGAACAGGACAGGAG GTGGTAGTAGATACCAGTTTGGAGAGCCCTGCAGGCCTGGCCATTGACTGGGCCACCAACAAGTTGTACTGGACAGATGCAG GTACAGATCGAATTGAGGTGGCCAATACAGATGGCAGCATGAGGACAGTACTCATCTGGGAGAACCTCGATCGTCCTCGGGACATAGTGGTGGAACCCATGGGCGG GTACATGTATTGGACCGACTGGGGTGCAAGTCCCAAGATTGAACGAGCTGGCATGGATGCCTCAGCTCGCCAGGTCATCATCTCTTCTAATTTGACCTGGCCAAATGGACTGGCCATTGACTATGGGTCCCAGCGGCTGTACTGGGCTGATGCTGGCATGAAGACGATTGAATTTGCTGGGCTGGATGGCAGCAAGAGGAAG GTGCTGATTGGAAGCCAGCTCCCCCACCCATTTGGATTGACTCTATATGGAGAGCGCATCTATTGGACTGACTGGCAGACCAAGAGCATACAAAGTGCCGACCGGCTGACAGGGCTGGACCGGGAGACCCTGCAGGAGAATTTGGAGAACCTCATGGACATCCATGTCTTCCACCGCCAGCGGCCTCCAG TGTCCACACCATGTGCACTAGAGAATGGTGGCTGCAGTCACCTGTGTCTTCGGTCTCCAAATCCCAGTGGCTTCAGCTGTACCTGCCCCACAGGCATCAACCTACTATCTGATGGCAAGACTTGTTCTTCAG GTATgaacagtttcctcatcttcgcCAGAAGGATAGATGTACGCATGGTCTCCCTGGACATCCCTTATTTTGCCGATGTGGTGGTGCCAATCAACATTACCATGAAGAACACcattgccattggagtggatccCCAGGAAG GAAAAGTGTACTGGTCTGACAGCACGCTACACAGGATCAGCCGTGCCAATCTGGATGGCTCACAGCATGAGGACATCATCACCACAG GGCTACAAACCACAGATGGGCTCGCCGTGGATGCCATTGGCCGTAAAGTCTACTGGACAGACACAGGCACCAATAGGATTGAAGTAGGCAACTTGGATGGGTCCATGCGGAAAGTATTGGTGTGGCAGAACTTGGACAGCCCCCGGGCCATTGTACTGTACCACGAGATGGG GTTCATGTACTGGACAGACTGGGGGGAGAACGCCAAGTTAGAACGGTCTGGAATGGATGGCTCAGACCGCACTGTGCTCATCAACAACAACCTAGGCTGGCCCAATGGACTGACTGTGGACAAGACCAGTTCCCAACTGCTATGGGCTGATGCCCACACTGAG CGAATTGAGACCGCTGACCTGAATGGTGCCAGTCGGCACACGCTGGTGTCACCTGTGCAGCACCCATATGGCCTCACCTTGCTTGACTCCTATATCTACTGGACTGACTGGCAGACCCGAAGCATCCACCGTGCTGACAAGAGTACTGGTAGCAATGTCATCCTGGTGAGGTCTAACTTGCCAGGCCTCATGGACATCCAGGCTGTGGACCGGGCACAGCCATTGG GTTTTAACAAGTGCGGCTCAAGAAATGGTGGTTGCTCCCACCTCTGCCTGCCTCGGCCTTCCGGCTTCTCCTGTGCCTGTCCTACTGGCATTCAGCTAAAGGGAGATGAGAAGACCTGTGATCCCTCTCCTGAGACCTACCTGCTCTTCTCCAGCCGCGGCTCTATCCGGCGTATCTCCCTGGACACCAGTGACCACACAGATGTGCATGTCCCCGTTCCTGAGCTCAACAATGTCATCTCCCTGGACTATGACAGTGTGGATGGGAAAGTCTATTACACAGATGTGTTCCTGGATGTTATCAG ACGAGCAGACCTGAATGGCAGCAACATGGAGACAGTGATCGGGCGTGGGCTGAAGACCACTGATGGGCTGGCAGTGGACTGGGTGGCCAGGAACCTGTATTGGACAGATACAGGCCGAAATACCAttgaggcatcaagattggatgGGTCCTGCCGCAAAGTGCTAATCAACAACAGCCTGGATGAGCCCCGGGCCATTGCTGTTTTCCCCAGGAAGGG GTACCTCTTCTGGACAGACTGGGGCCACATTGCCAAGATTGAGCGGGCAAATCTGGATGGCTCTGAGCGGAAGGTCCTCATCAACACAGACCTGGGCTGGCCCAATGGCCTTACCTTGGATTATGATACGCGCAG AATCTACTGGGTAGATGCACATCTGGACCGGATTGAGAGTGCCGACCTCAATGGGAAGCTGCGGCAGGTCTTAGTCAGCCATGTGTCCCATCCCTTTGCCCTCACACAG CAGGACAGGTGGATCTACTGGACAGACTGGCAGACCAAGTCAATCCAGCGTGTAGACAAGTATTCAGGCCGGAACAAGGAGACAGTGTTGGCGAATGTGGAAGGGCTCATGGATATCATCGTGGTTTCCCCTCAACGGCAAACAG GAACCAATGCCTGTGGGGTGAACAATGGTGGCTGTACCCACCTCTGCTTTGCCAGAACCTTGGACTTTGTGTGTGCCTGTCCTGATGAGCCTGATGGCCAGCCCTGCTCCCTTG TGCCTGGCCTAGTGCCCCCAGCTCCCAGGGCTACCAGCATGAGTGAAAGGAGACCAGGGCTGCACAACACATTACCTACCACCTTGCGTTCTTCCGCCTCCCAGACTCGCACATCTCTGGAGGAGGTGGAAGGAAG ATGCTCTGAGAAGGATGCCCGCCTGGGCCTCTGTGCACGTTCCAATGAGGCCATACCTGCTGCTCCAG GGGAAGGACTCCATGTCAGCTATGTCATTGGCGGACTCCTCAGTATTCTGCTGATTTTGTTGGTGATTGCAGCTTTGATGCTGTACAG